The following are from one region of the Salvia splendens isolate huo1 chromosome 2, SspV2, whole genome shotgun sequence genome:
- the LOC121792839 gene encoding ribosomal RNA processing protein 36 homolog, protein MSRQRNEFAKSLFSRRRLLQRNWRLNRNSTRLSISPVSFVVYSIIEFGIPPRIEMKKSEPAVAASTKITFDNSDDSESSSDEEDAIKREIAAEVTFEELQRARSDGSDLVFRKPKPEKNGGRANKNRPMEISSKKPVSRFREVIQAPKKVIRDPRFESLCGNLDVNGHKKRYNFIYENTLPAEKEELKKQMKKTKDPKAVGELKDQLTRIDKELKSVAVKRTEKDILAEHKKKERDAAKKGKQPYYLKKSEIQKQKLAEKFKELKESGKLESFIEKKRRRNAAKDHRFMPYRRPTEQGDQ, encoded by the exons ATGAGCAGACAACGGAACGAATTCGCAAAATCCCTCTTCTCCCGTCGCCGCCTTCTTCAACGGAATTGGCGCTTAAATCGCAACTCGACGCGCCTGAGCATCTCGCCGGTGAGTTTTGTAGTCTACTCAATAATTGAATTCGGTATCCCTCCTAGAATTGAGATGAAGAAATCGGAGCCCGCGGTGGCAGCTTCTACTAAAATCACATTCGATAACAGTGATGACTCCGAATCTTCCTCTGATGAA GAGGATGCGATAAAACGTGAGATTGCAGCTGAAGTAACATTCGAGGAGCTGCAGAGGGCGAGGTCTGATGGTTCTGATTTGGTCTTTAGGAAGCCTAAGCCGGAGAAAAACGGCGGTCGAGCTAATAAGAATAG GCCGATGGAAATCAGCAGCAAGAAGCCTGTTAGTAGATTTAGAGAAGTTATTCAAGCTCCTAAAAAG GTTATACGGGATCCTCGTTTTGAATCATTATGCGGCAATCTGGATGTGAATGG GCACAAGAAGagatataattttatatatgaaaataCACTTCCTGCAGAAAAAGAG GAGCTTAAGAAacagatgaagaaaacaaaagATCCCAAAGCTGTTGGTGAACTAAAAGACCAATTGACTCGGATT GATAAAGAATTGAAGTCAGTAGCAGTGAAGCGTACAGAGAAGGACATTTTGGCTGAGCATAAGAAGAAAGAGAGGGATGCTgcaaagaaaggaaaacaaccaTACTATCTGAAAAAAT CGGAAATCCAGAagcaaaagcttgctgagaaaTTCAAGGAGCTCAAG GAGTCGGGCAAACTGGAGTCTTTTATCGAGAAAAAGAGGCGGAGGAATGCTGCAAAGGACCACAGATTCATGCCATACCGACGCCCTACTGAACAAGGGGACCAGTAG